The following nucleotide sequence is from Flavobacterium sp. N1736.
GAAAACAGTAAATTGTAAAGCACCCGATTTAATTTTTAGTCTCAATCCTGTAGCATTATAAGGTTGAGGTTTCCTTTGTATTTTACATAAACAGATTCTTTATCGCCGCTTTTTAAAAATATCTCATTTTCTGTATCACCAATTTTCATATAATAATTCTTATTGTCGATAATAAGCATGAAAATCTTGGTTTTATCTTTAGTATCAGATATCATTCCTTTATAAAGAATCGTTGGCCAAACTAATGTTTCTTTTGGTTTAGCAGGCTGAGATGATTTCGAGTTATTCTTTTTTAATGAAATAGCAGTTTGTGGTGCATAAGCTTTTCCTAAAAAAGGATCCCTGTAATTAACATTTATGGCAAAAGATTGTCTTTGATTTATTTTAAGCGGTTTTATTGTGAATTCTGAATTGCTTAAAGGAATTGTTTCATCTGATTTTGCAAATGAAAAAACCTGAAATAAAACGGCGCCCCAAACAAATAATACCAGAGGTAAAAGAATGTATATGTTTTTTTTATTTTTCATCGCCACACTATTTTTGACTTAATTCTTTCTCAATTTTTGCAACTCTCAAAACTAAATCCTTTAAGGACTCAATTTCTTTAGTTTGTTCTGCGATTTTTTTGTTTTGTTGAATACTATATAATGTCAGCTCTTCAATTTTTTGAAGAAGTTTGGCATTCATCTCACCCAAATTAATTCCATTTTCAAGAACTTCTTTTTCACTCGGAATATTTTCTAAATGACCTTTTTCATTAATATGTTTTTCAACTTCTTGAAGTGTTGGTAGATTATATTCTTTTTTGAATACAAAATCAGACCAGCCTAGCAGATCAACTTTTACTTCTTTAGAATGGATTGTACCATTTACGGCTAGTTTAGCGTCTGGAGATTTCGTTCCTATTCCTACATTACCACCTACAGGAGCAATAAGTATGTTTTGCTGGTCTGTTCCAGGTTTAACGCTTTGAATATATCCTGCGGAAAACTGATCATCATAACCAAAATACATAAATTGATTTAATGTAGAACTTTTTAATTTTAATGTTCCAATTTCATATCCTATCTGAGAAGATCCAATTATTTCCAGCTTACTATTGGGATTATTTGTACCAATTCCTAAATTTCCATTTAAAATAAAACTGTTTCCAGCTCCCGCTATTTTTAAATTCCCAATTGATTCAACATCACTTTTAGAATCTAAAAGATATCGCCAGCTTTCCCAGGTATCTTGGCTGTAAAAAGCACTTCTGTATTGTATTCTTCCACCTACCCAAGTATTATCGAAGTAAAGTTGAGAAACTAAATGGTTTGTTCTTCCATTTATTTCAAGAAGTGAACCAAATTGAGAAGGTGCATTTAAACCATTATAATTGTCCCATAATTTGATAGACATAGGAGCTATTCCAACCCTTGGAAGGCTATTAAAATCTTTTTGATCCATAGACCAACTTAGACTTTGTGAGTCGAGATAACCATTAAAAGTTTGACTGTGAATTGTTAGATTGTATAGAATTATAATAAGGAGTAATACTTTTTTCATTTAATTATTATTTTAATTTTTCTTCAATTTTAGCCAATCTTTCAAAAATAGATTTAAAAGTTTCGTTTTCTTTTTTCAATAATTCAATTTCTTTTTTAGATTGCTCGATTTCTAAAGATTGGTTATTATTCCTTTTTTCTTGTCCAATTATATAAAGCGTCAATTCCTCAATTTTCTGAAGCAATTTTGCATTCATCTCACCCAAATTAATTCCATTTTCAAGAACTTCTTTTTCACTAGGAATATTTTCTAAATGACCTTTTTCATTAATATGTTTTTCTACTTCGTCAAGAGTGAGCAAATTATATTCTTTTTTAAATACAAAATCTGACCAGCCAATCATATCGACTTTTACTTCTTTAGAATGGATTGTACCATTTACTGCTAGTTTAGCGTCTGGAGATTTCGTTCCTATTCCTACATTACCACCTACAGGGGCAATAAGTATGTTTTGCTGGTCTGTTCCAGGTTTAACGCTTTGAATATATCCTGCGGAAAACTGATCATCATAACCAAAATACATAAATTGATTTAATGTCGAACTTTTTAATTTTAATGTTCCAATTTCATATCCTATCTGAGAAGATCCCATTATTTCCAGCTTACTATTGGGATTATTTGTACCAATTCCTATATTTCCATTAGTGTCTATGGTTAAAGCCTGTTTGTCTACAGCTCCGGATGTAACAACATTAAAGGACATTGAGGCATCTAACAATCTAATATAAGATCCTCCTCTTGCTGGATTTAATAATTTTAAGAGTCCATTTGTTGTGGTATAGTTACTAATATTGTTTCCAATTCCAACTCCTGTGTAAGTTAATCCAGGTTCGCTGGCCCAAAGCATTAGATCAGCTTGGTTTACGTCATATCCTCCTCCTAAGGAATGTAGTAAAATTCTTGAATCATTATGTGTGCCATATACATCTAATTTGTGTAATGGAGCATTGATCCCAATCCCTACATTATTATTTCCAGATGAACCTTGAATCGTACCACTAGGAGTATAGATTTGAGCATTTACAAATACAGTTGAAATTAAAATCACCAAAAATATTAATTTGATTTTCATATTTTTTTATTTTAATTGATTTTCAAGTTTAGAAAGTCTTTGTTGTAATACCTCTATCTCTTGAGATTGTTTGTTATTTTTCTTTTCTTGCTCAATCATATATAAAGTCATTTCCTCCATTTTCTGCAAAAGTTTAATATTCATTTCAGATAAATTGATGCCGTCTTTTTTCATTTCTTCAGCAGAAGCAATTTCAGGCAGATGTTTATTCTCTTTAATAAATTTATCTACAGAATCTAATGAAGGTAAATTATAATCTTTTTCAAAAACAAAATCAGCACCGGCATCAACCGTTACTTTTACTTCGCGTGAATTTATATTTCCTGCAACAGTCAACAATGAAGTTGGATTTGTTGTGCCAATACCTACATAACCATTTCCTTTTATAATAAAAGGAATGCCATAACCAGCACCAACATCCCTAACTCTAAAATAAGTACTTCTCGCAGCATTTTCTGCAGTTCCAAATGAACCCACGTCAATAGTAAAAGCATCTATTAAGTCTTGGCCACCTGAAACAACTAAATTAATTTTTGAGCTATTTATTGTTTTAGCAGTAAAATCAGTAGTTGCATTATTTAGATTTCCGGAGTGCCATATTTTACTCCATCCTTTCCATGCATAATCCCATCTTCCAAAATATAAGTCATTTGTTCCAATTGCATTTACTAAACTTGCATAATTGTTAACATCAAAACCAAAGTTTAGACCTTGATAATAGTTGCCTGTTAAGTGGTTGTTTGTTGGGGTAACTGCAATCCATTGTCCATTTATTCCGGAAAAAGATTCCAGATTTGTTTCTACATTTCGCAATGGAAAATAAGTTTGAGCATTTGCAATAGAAGTAAATAGAATTACAAATAGAAGTATTGACTTTTTCATTTAGATTCTATTTTGAATTATTTTCAATTTTTGCCAAGCGGTTTTCTAGATCAGCAAATTTTTTATTTTGTTGTTCAAGTTCATTTATTTTTTTATTCTGTTCAATCATGTAAAGTGTCATTTCCTCCATTTTCTTCAACAAACTCATATTCATCTCCGCCAGCATTAAACCATTTTTCTCAATTTCCTGAGCAGATGGAATTTCCGGTAAATGTTTATTTTGTTTAATGAACTCTTCAACTTCTTGTAGTGTTTTGAGTTTATAATCTTCGGTAAAAACATAGTCTGGCACAAGTGGTCCCAGCATATCTACACGTACTTCTTGAGTATGGATTTTTCCTTTAACGGTTAATTTTTCGTCTGGTATAGCCGTTCCAATACCAACATTTCCATTCTGAATTGCTTTGATAGCAAGAGAAGCACCGTTTGCAGTAAAGACATCACCTACATATAAATCCCAGTCTGATGTCATTGGAAGAAATCTTGATACGGTTAAATCATTTCCGGTAATATTTGAAGCCGTATATGTGCTGTTTATGTTTATTGAAGTTACTTTTATATAAACAGTAAGACTACTTGTTGTGGTTCCGAAAGTGTTTATTGCTCTAATTCTAAATCTAGGATTTGCATATTCAGTATTACAGTCTACTGTAAAGTTAAGCATAGTTCCCACATATGGGTTATTATTAATGCGTCCGGTTTCCCTCCATATTGCTGGATTTGCATGAGAGATTGATGCAAGATGTGTGGCACCTGATGCAATACTATTTCTTGTATAACTGATAGATATTTGATAATAACCGCTTGCAGAAGCAGATATTGGAGCAACTTTTAAAAATTCAATATAATCGCCAATGACATATCCTGCAGGAAAAGTTACACTGGTTTCATATTCAGTAACATTTAAGCTGCTGGAAGTATAATTTTTAGAAGAGTTTGCTAAAAGCGCCGTAAAACTGAAACAAACTAAAAAGGTAAAAAGTATTGTTTTTTTCATTTATTTAAATAGTTATAAGTTTATTTTTTTAAGATTTCGCCAACTTTTTTTTCGAGAATTTCAATCTTTTTATTTTGCTCAATCATATATAGCGTCATTTCCTCCATTTTCTGCAAGAGTTTAATATTCATTTCAGATAAATTAATTCCGTCTTTCTTCATTTCTTCAGCAGAAGCAATTTCCGGTAAATGTTTATTTTCTTTGATAAATTTATCT
It contains:
- a CDS encoding tail fiber protein; the protein is MKKSILLFVILFTSIANAQTYFPLRNVETNLESFSGINGQWIAVTPTNNHLTGNYYQGLNFGFDVNNYASLVNAIGTNDLYFGRWDYAWKGWSKIWHSGNLNNATTDFTAKTINSSKINLVVSGGQDLIDAFTIDVGSFGTAENAARSTYFRVRDVGAGYGIPFIIKGNGYVGIGTTNPTSLLTVAGNINSREVKVTVDAGADFVFEKDYNLPSLDSVDKFIKENKHLPEIASAEEMKKDGINLSEMNIKLLQKMEEMTLYMIEQEKKNNKQSQEIEVLQQRLSKLENQLK
- a CDS encoding tail fiber protein; the protein is MKKTILFTFLVCFSFTALLANSSKNYTSSSLNVTEYETSVTFPAGYVIGDYIEFLKVAPISASASGYYQISISYTRNSIASGATHLASISHANPAIWRETGRINNNPYVGTMLNFTVDCNTEYANPRFRIRAINTFGTTTSSLTVYIKVTSININSTYTASNITGNDLTVSRFLPMTSDWDLYVGDVFTANGASLAIKAIQNGNVGIGTAIPDEKLTVKGKIHTQEVRVDMLGPLVPDYVFTEDYKLKTLQEVEEFIKQNKHLPEIPSAQEIEKNGLMLAEMNMSLLKKMEEMTLYMIEQNKKINELEQQNKKFADLENRLAKIENNSK